From a region of the Salvelinus alpinus chromosome 2, SLU_Salpinus.1, whole genome shotgun sequence genome:
- the sumf1 gene encoding formylglycine-generating enzyme isoform X2, protein MLLYCAFFLFSLNVKDDVLCVQSKPELSVGAEPETIVPLAVESSSCGCHNLKRDAVVDIEKESSIITENPAVKYSKKSNERHTDSQTNGEESDTRSQMVLIPGGEFLMGTDNPGIPQDGEGPQRRVHLDHFYMDAHEVSNRHFQSFINATGYITEAERFGDSFVFEGVLSEEVKSQISQAVAAAPWWLPVREADWRHPEGPDSSITDRLDHPVLHVSWQDAVAYCSWAHKRLPTEAEWEYACRGGLQDRLYPWGNKLKPKGQHYANLWQGKFPTHNSEEDGYTKTSPVKSFPANGYGLYNMVGNAWEWTSDWWTVHHTTDERHNPAGPPSGTDRVKKGGSYMCHKSYCYRYRCAARSQNTPDSSASNLGFRCVSQEQP, encoded by the exons ATGTTGCTTTATTGTGCGTTTTTCTTATTTTCCCTGAATGTCAAAGATGATGTGCTGTGTGTTCAAAGCAAGCCAGAACTCTCCGTCGGCGCAGAACCTGAGACGATCGTTCCGCTGGCGGTAGAGAGCTCGAGCTGTGGCTGCCACAACCTGAAGAGAGATGCGGTTGTGGATATCGAGAAGGAAAGCTCCATAATAACAGAAAACCCTGCTGTCAAATACTCGAAAAAGTCAAATGAAAGGCATACAGACAGTCAGACGAATGGAGAAGAATCTGATACTCGTAGTCAG ATGGTCCTGATCCCAGGAGGGGAGTTCCTGATGGGTACAGACAACCCTGGCATCCCCCAGGACGGGGAGGGTCCCCAGAGGAGGGTGCACCTGGACCATTTCTACATGGACGCTCATGAGGTCAGCAACCGCCACTTCCAGAGCTTCATCAATGCCACGGGCTACATCACTGAG gcagagaggtttggagatTCGTTTGTGTTCGAGGGGGTGTTGAGTGAGGAGGTCAAAAGCCAGATATCCCAGGCA GTGGCTGCTGCCCCCTGGTGGTTGCCTGTCAGAGAAGCAGACTGGAGGCACCCTGAGGGCCCCGACTCCAGCATCACAGACAG GCTGGACCACCCTGTGCTGCATGTGTCATGGCAGGACGCTGTGGCCTACTGCTCCTGGGCCCACAAGAGACTACCCACAGAGGCTGAGTGGGAGTACGCCTGCAGAGGAGGCCTACAGGACAG ACTTTACCCGTGGGGGAACAAACTGAAACCTAAAGGACAGCACTACGCCAACCTCTGGCAGGGAAAGTTCCCCACACACAACTCAGAAGAGGACGGGTACACCAAAACCTCACCA GTGAAGTCATTTCCTGCAAATGGCTATGGCCTGTACAACATGGTAGGGAATGCATGGGAGTGGACATCTGACTGGTGGACTGTACACCACACCACAGATGAACGGCACAACCcg GCAGGTCCACCATCAGGCACAGACCGAGTGAAGAAAGGAGGCTCCTACATGTGCCATAAG TCATACTGTTACAGGTACAGGTGTGCAGCACGGAGTCAGAACACCCCTGACAGCTCTGCCTCTAACCTAGGGTTCCGCTGTGTCTCCCAGGAGCAGCCGTAA
- the sumf1 gene encoding formylglycine-generating enzyme isoform X1 produces the protein MLLYCAFFLFSLNVKDDVLCVQSKPELSVGAEPETIVPLAVESSSCGCHNLKRDAVVDIEKESSIITENPAVKYSKKSNERHTDSQTNGEESDTRSQMVLIPGGEFLMGTDNPGIPQDGEGPQRRVHLDHFYMDAHEVSNRHFQSFINATGYITEAERFGDSFVFEGVLSEEVKSQISQAVAAAPWWLPVREADWRHPEGPDSSITDSRLDHPVLHVSWQDAVAYCSWAHKRLPTEAEWEYACRGGLQDRLYPWGNKLKPKGQHYANLWQGKFPTHNSEEDGYTKTSPVKSFPANGYGLYNMVGNAWEWTSDWWTVHHTTDERHNPAGPPSGTDRVKKGGSYMCHKSYCYRYRCAARSQNTPDSSASNLGFRCVSQEQP, from the exons ATGTTGCTTTATTGTGCGTTTTTCTTATTTTCCCTGAATGTCAAAGATGATGTGCTGTGTGTTCAAAGCAAGCCAGAACTCTCCGTCGGCGCAGAACCTGAGACGATCGTTCCGCTGGCGGTAGAGAGCTCGAGCTGTGGCTGCCACAACCTGAAGAGAGATGCGGTTGTGGATATCGAGAAGGAAAGCTCCATAATAACAGAAAACCCTGCTGTCAAATACTCGAAAAAGTCAAATGAAAGGCATACAGACAGTCAGACGAATGGAGAAGAATCTGATACTCGTAGTCAG ATGGTCCTGATCCCAGGAGGGGAGTTCCTGATGGGTACAGACAACCCTGGCATCCCCCAGGACGGGGAGGGTCCCCAGAGGAGGGTGCACCTGGACCATTTCTACATGGACGCTCATGAGGTCAGCAACCGCCACTTCCAGAGCTTCATCAATGCCACGGGCTACATCACTGAG gcagagaggtttggagatTCGTTTGTGTTCGAGGGGGTGTTGAGTGAGGAGGTCAAAAGCCAGATATCCCAGGCA GTGGCTGCTGCCCCCTGGTGGTTGCCTGTCAGAGAAGCAGACTGGAGGCACCCTGAGGGCCCCGACTCCAGCATCACAGACAG CAGGCTGGACCACCCTGTGCTGCATGTGTCATGGCAGGACGCTGTGGCCTACTGCTCCTGGGCCCACAAGAGACTACCCACAGAGGCTGAGTGGGAGTACGCCTGCAGAGGAGGCCTACAGGACAG ACTTTACCCGTGGGGGAACAAACTGAAACCTAAAGGACAGCACTACGCCAACCTCTGGCAGGGAAAGTTCCCCACACACAACTCAGAAGAGGACGGGTACACCAAAACCTCACCA GTGAAGTCATTTCCTGCAAATGGCTATGGCCTGTACAACATGGTAGGGAATGCATGGGAGTGGACATCTGACTGGTGGACTGTACACCACACCACAGATGAACGGCACAACCcg GCAGGTCCACCATCAGGCACAGACCGAGTGAAGAAAGGAGGCTCCTACATGTGCCATAAG TCATACTGTTACAGGTACAGGTGTGCAGCACGGAGTCAGAACACCCCTGACAGCTCTGCCTCTAACCTAGGGTTCCGCTGTGTCTCCCAGGAGCAGCCGTAA